The following coding sequences are from one bacterium window:
- a CDS encoding MMPL family transporter yields the protein MIHAEESGALEMEPALMPGRTTQDVEVRLRLDRVAPRSLVSADNRTLAVNLVLEENAEGVHEALVSQARALASPLGGAVSGVPVFRVETNGRTRSEILFFAPFTGLVLLVVLWAIYRSVAVAISCLLPGVVGAFAMLSAMGYLESPLTITTIILPSVVLALGCAYSMHLILPARMADRGAVISAITPSALPIALSGLTTAVGFGAIGLVKIDAVRFVGGFGGLGVLVVSAAALTLVPACLSFLSPVCRRPAGSGWLTTVLPRLLGQLASNRASIGAWLLLVPLIAAGVTAIRVETDATQWLPPGNPVRDDYDAIRELLSGISPINFVVNAPAEASVVGQDPLEAIDALARHLEAREDVGKVLSIADPLRQIHGGFLGDESQPLPDSDALVEQYLVVLDSLERLSDLVTADRKHANIVIRANNNGSHHLRKIAEEADRWWETNGPAGFKGKTTGIMFEYARAEDEIAMGQLRGLAFAVAAIGIILLAIFRWPRLALVSLAPNVLPVAGVFGAMGALQVPLDAGTVLVGSLALGIAVDDTVHVMTRFVERTDNGDRLRDAVQTALAEALPAVVYSTAVVSLSFLILGLSEFTFTRNLGLLTAAILVLCLVADATLLPALLVRLPRRKAAEKQAS from the coding sequence GTGATCCATGCAGAGGAGAGCGGGGCGCTGGAGATGGAACCAGCGCTTATGCCAGGACGAACAACACAAGACGTGGAAGTTCGCCTACGGCTTGACCGCGTAGCTCCACGGAGCCTTGTGTCGGCCGACAATCGCACCCTCGCGGTGAATCTGGTCCTTGAGGAGAACGCCGAGGGGGTTCATGAGGCCCTTGTTTCGCAAGCTAGGGCCCTCGCAAGCCCATTGGGCGGGGCTGTGTCTGGCGTCCCAGTCTTTCGCGTGGAAACCAACGGACGAACCCGATCGGAGATCCTGTTTTTCGCTCCGTTTACCGGACTGGTGCTCTTGGTGGTTCTCTGGGCGATCTATCGCTCGGTGGCGGTCGCCATCTCCTGCTTGCTCCCTGGGGTTGTTGGGGCCTTCGCGATGCTTTCAGCGATGGGCTACCTCGAAAGCCCGCTGACCATTACGACCATCATCCTTCCCTCAGTGGTCTTGGCCCTTGGTTGCGCGTACTCGATGCATCTCATCCTGCCCGCGCGAATGGCCGACCGTGGCGCAGTCATCTCTGCGATCACGCCATCTGCGCTCCCCATCGCGCTCTCTGGCCTGACTACCGCTGTTGGTTTTGGGGCTATCGGTCTCGTGAAGATCGATGCGGTCCGTTTTGTTGGCGGGTTCGGCGGGCTAGGTGTGCTCGTGGTATCGGCTGCCGCGCTCACGCTGGTCCCCGCGTGCCTGAGTTTCCTATCGCCCGTGTGCAGGCGGCCCGCGGGTTCGGGTTGGCTCACGACGGTGCTGCCAAGGTTGCTAGGCCAGCTTGCAAGCAATCGGGCCTCGATCGGCGCTTGGCTCCTTCTTGTTCCGCTAATCGCCGCGGGCGTTACCGCGATTCGAGTCGAAACAGACGCGACGCAATGGCTTCCTCCCGGCAACCCGGTTCGTGACGACTACGATGCAATCAGAGAGCTTCTCTCGGGAATAAGTCCGATCAATTTTGTCGTCAACGCCCCAGCCGAAGCTTCCGTGGTAGGCCAAGACCCCCTTGAGGCCATCGACGCGTTGGCTCGCCACCTCGAGGCAAGGGAAGACGTAGGGAAGGTATTGTCGATCGCGGACCCTCTTCGGCAGATTCACGGTGGGTTCTTGGGCGATGAATCTCAGCCATTGCCTGATAGCGATGCTTTGGTGGAGCAATACCTAGTCGTCTTGGACTCCCTAGAACGCCTGAGCGATTTGGTAACCGCGGATCGGAAACACGCAAATATCGTGATTCGTGCGAACAACAATGGATCCCACCATCTCCGGAAAATCGCGGAAGAAGCGGATCGATGGTGGGAGACGAATGGTCCGGCAGGCTTCAAAGGAAAAACGACTGGCATCATGTTCGAGTACGCTCGGGCTGAAGACGAGATAGCGATGGGGCAACTTCGCGGACTAGCGTTTGCCGTCGCGGCCATAGGCATAATCCTTCTGGCGATATTCCGTTGGCCAAGACTTGCCCTGGTGTCACTTGCCCCAAACGTTCTCCCGGTTGCAGGTGTCTTCGGTGCAATGGGGGCCCTTCAGGTTCCACTTGATGCCGGAACCGTGCTCGTGGGCAGCCTGGCGCTGGGAATCGCAGTAGATGACACAGTCCATGTCATGACGAGGTTTGTTGAACGAACGGATAACGGTGATCGGCTGCGTGATGCCGTTCAGACGGCGCTGGCCGAAGCACTCCCCGCAGTGGTCTACTCGACCGCTGTGGTTTCTCTCTCGTTCCTGATCCTGGGTCTCTCAGAGTTCACTTTTACACGAAATCTAGGCCTTCTGACTGCGGCGATTCTTGTCCTGTGCCTTGTCGCCGATGCGACTCTCCTCCCGGCGCTTCTGGTTCGGCTACCCAGGCGCAAGGCTGCCGAGAAGCAAGCTTCCTAG